One window of Papio anubis isolate 15944 chromosome 10, Panubis1.0, whole genome shotgun sequence genomic DNA carries:
- the OBSL1 gene encoding obscurin-like protein 1 isoform X3, whose translation MKASSGDQGSPPCFLRFPRPVRVVSGAEAELKCVVLGEPPPVVVWEKGGQQLAASERLSFLADGAEHGLLLSTALPTDAGVYVCRARNAAGEAYAAAAVTVLEPPASEPEPQATERPLPPPGSGEGAPVFLTGPRSQWVLRGAEVVLTCRAGGLPEPTLYWEKDGMALDEVWDSSHFALEPGRAEEGPGASLALRILAARLPDSGVYVCHARNAHGHAQAGALLQVHQPPESPPSDPDEAPAPVVEPLKCAPKTFWVNEGKHAKFRCYVMGKPEPEIEWHWESRPLLPDRRRLMYRDRDGGFVLKVLYCQAKDRGLYVCAARNSAGQTLSAVQLHVKEPRLRFTRPLQDVEGREHGIAVLECKVPNSRIPTAWFREDQRLLPCRKYEQIEEGTVRRLIIHRLKADDDGVYLCEMRGRVRTVANVTVKGPILKRLPRKLDVLEGENAVLLVETLEAGVEGRWSRDGEELPVICQSSSGHMHALVLPGVTREDAGEVTFSLGNSRTTTLLRVKCVKHSPPGPPVSAEMFKGHKNTVLLTWKPPDPAPETPFIYRLERQEVGSEDWIQCFSIEKAGAVEVPGDCVPSEGDYRFRICTVSGHGRSPHVVFHGSAHLVPTARLVAGLEDVQVYDGEDAVFSLDLSTIIQGTWFLNGEELKSNEPEGQVEPGALRYRMEQKGLQHRLILHAVKHQDSGALVGFSCPGVQDSAALTIQESPVHILSPQDKVSLTFTTSDRVVLTCELSRVDFPATWYKDGQKVEESELLVVKIDGRKHRLILPEAKVQDSGEFECRTEGVSAFFGVTVQDPPVHIVEPREHVFVHAITSECVMLACEVDREDAPVCWYKDGQEVEESDFVVLENEGPHRRLVLPATQPSDGGEFQCVAGDERAYFTVTITDVSSWIVYPSGKVYVAAVRLERVVLTCELCRPWAEVRWTKDGEEVVESPALLLQKEDTVRRLVLPSVQLEDSGEYLCEIDDESASFTLTVTEPPVRIIYPRDEVTLIAVTLECVVLMCELSREDAPVRWYKDGLEVEESEALVLERDGPRCRLVLPAAQPEDGGEFVCDAGDDSAFFTVTVTAPPERIVHPAARSLDLHFGAPGRVELRCEVAPAGSQVRWYKDGLEVEASDALQLGAEGPTRTLTLPHAQPEDAGEYVCETRDEAITFNVILAEPPVQFLAPETTPSPLCVAPGEPVVLSCELSRAGAPVVWSHNGRHVQEGEGLELHAEGPRRVLCIQAAGLAHAGLYTCQSGAAPGAPSLSFTVQVAEPPVRVVAPEAAQTRVRSTPGGDLELVVHLSGPGGPVRWYKDGERLASQGRVQLEQAGARQVLRVQGARSGDAGEYLCDAPQDSRIFLVSVEEPLPVKLVSELTPLTVHEGDDATFRCKVSPPDADVTWLRNGAVVIPGPQVEMAQNGSSRILTLRGCQLGDAGTVTVRAGSTTTSARLHVRETELLFLRRLQDVRAEEGQDVCLEVETGRVGAAGAVRWVRGGQPLPHDSRLSMAQDGHIHRLYIHGVILADQGTYGCESHHDRTLARLSVRPRQLRVLRPLEDVTVSEGGSATFQLELSQEGVTGEWAQGGVRLHPGPKCHIHSEGHSHRLVLKGLGLADSGCVSFTADSLRCAARLVVREVPVTIVQGPQDLEVTEGDTATLQCELSQALADVTWEKDGNALTPSPRLRLQALGTRRLLQLRRCGPSDAGTYSCAVGTTRAGPVRLTVRERTVAVLSELRSVSAREGDGATFECTVSEVETTGRWELGGRPLRPGARVRIRQEGKKHILVLSELRAEDAGEVRFQAGPAQSLALLEVEALPLQMCRHPPREKTVLVGRRAVLEVTVSRSGGHVCWLREGAELCPGDKYEMRSHGPTHSLVIHDVRPEDQGTYCCQAGQDSAHTRLLVEGE comes from the exons ATGAAGGCGAGCTCAGGGGACCAGGGGAGCCCCCCGTGCTTCCTGCGCTTCCCGCGGCCCGTGCGGGTGGTAAGTGGCGCCGAGGCGGAACTCAAGTGCGTGGTCCTGGGGGAGCCGCCACCGGTAGTGGTGTGGGAGAAGGGCGGGCAGCAGCTGGCGGCCTCGGAACGCTTGAGTTTCCTGGCGGACGGCGCGGAGCACGGCCTGTTGCTGAGCACCGCACTGCCTACCGACGCCGGGGTCTACGTGTGCCGCGCCCGCAACGCGGCAGGCGAGGCCTACGCGGCGGCCGCTGTCACCGTGCTGGAGCCACCGGCCTCCGAGCCCGAGCCGCAGGCCACCGAGCGCCCGCTGCCACCGCCGGGGTCCGGGGAGGGCGCCCCGGTCTTCCTCACGGGGCCCCGATCCCAGTGGGTGCTACGGGGGGCGGAGGTGGTGCTGACGTGCCGGGCGGGGGGCCTCCCTGAGCCCACGCTGTACTGGGAGAAGGACGGGATGGCCCTGGACGAAGTGTGGGACAGCAGCCACTTCGCGCTCGAGCCCGGCCGCGCTGAGGAGGGCCCCGGCGCGAGCCTGGCGCTGCGCATCCTGGCAGCTCGGCTGCCGGACTCCGGCGTCTACGTGTGCCACGCCCGCAACGCGCACGGCCACGCGCAGGCGGGGGCGCTGCTCCAGGTGCACCAGCCCCCTGAGAGCCCGCCCTCGGACCCCGACGAGGCCCCCGCGCCCGTGGTGGAGCCGCTCAAGTGCGCGCCTAAGACTTTCTGGGTAAATGAGGGCAAGCACGCCAAGTTCCGCTGCTACGTGATGGGCAAGCCCGAGCCCGAGATCGAATGGCACTGGGAGAGCCGCCCGCTGCTCCCGGACCGCCGCCGCCTCATGTACCGCGACCGCGACGGCGGCTTCGTGCTCAAGGTGCTCTACTGCCAGGCCAAGGACCGTGGGCTCTACGTCTGCGCCGCGCGCAACTCGGCGGGCCAGACGCTCAGCGCGGTGCAGCTGCACGTGAAAG AGCCCCGCCTCCGGTTCACACGGCCCCTGCAGGATGTGGAGGGCCGTGAGCACGGGATTGCCGTGCTGGAGTGTAAAGTACCCAACTCCCGCATCCCCACGGCCTGGTTCCGTGAGGACCAGCGGCTGCTGCCCTGCCGCAAGTATGAGCAGATCGAAGAGGGCACTGTCCGGCGCCTCATCATCCACAGGCTGAAGGCAGACGATGACGGTGTCTACCTGTGCGAAATGCGGGGCCGGGTGCGCACCGTGGCCAACGTCACAGTCAAAG GGCCCATCCTGAAGCGCCTGCCCCGGAAGCTCGACGTCCTGGAAGGAGAGAACGCGGTGCTGCTGGTGGAAACTCTAGAGGCTGGAGTTGAGGGACGCTGGAGCCGTGATGGGGAGGAGCTGCCGGTCATCTGCCAGAGCAGCTCGGGCCACATGCATGCCCTGGTCCTTCCAGGGGTCACCCGAGAAGATGCTGGCGAGGTTACctttagcctgggcaactccCGTACCACTACGCTGCTCAGAGTCAAAT GTGTCAAGCACAGTCCTCCAGGACCCCCTGTATCAGCAGAGATGTTCAAGGGCCACAAGAACACGGTCCTGCTGACCTGGAAGCCTCCCGATCCAGCTCCCGAGACCCCATTCATCTACCGGCTGGAGCGGCAGGAGGTGGGCTCTGAAGACTGGATTCAGTGCTTCAGCATCGAGAAAGCCGGGGCCGTGGAGGTGCCGGGCGACTGTGTGCCCTCCGAGGGTGACTACCGCTTCCGCATCTGCACAGTCAGCGGACATGGCCGTAGTCCCCACGTGGTGTTCCATGGTTCTGCTCACCTTG TGCCCACAGCTCGCCTGGTGGCAGGTCTGGAGGATGTGCAGGTATACGACGGGGAAGATGCCGTCTTCTCCCTCGATCTCTCCACCATCATCCAGGGTACCTGGTTCCTTAATGGGGAAGAGCTCAAGAGTAATGAGCCAGAGGGCCAGGTGGAACCTGGGGCCCTGCGGTACCGTATGGAGCAGAAGGGCCTGCAGCACAGACTCATCCTGCATGCCGTCAAGCACCAGGACAGTGGTGCCCTGGTTGGCTTCAGCTGCCCTGGCGTGCAGGACTCAGCTGCCCTCACAATCCAAG AGAGCCCGGTGCATATCCTGAGCCCCCAGGACAAGGTATCATTGACCTTCACAACCTCAGACCGGGTGGTGCTGACCTGTGAGCTCTCAAGGGTAGACTTCCCGGCGACCTGGTACAAGGATGGGCAGAAGGTGGAGGAGAGCGAGTTGCTGGTGGTGAAGATAGATGGGCGCAAACACCGTCTGATCCTGCCTGAGGCCAAAGTCCAGGACAGTGGCGAGTTTGAGTGCAGGACAGAAGGGGTCTCGGCCTTCTTCGGTGTCACTGTCCAAG ATCCCCCCGTGCACATCGTGGAACCCCGAGAGCATGTGTTCGTGCATGCCATAACCTCCGAGTGTGTCATGCTGGCCTGTGAGGTGGACCGAGAGGACGCCCCTGTGTGTTGGTACAAGGAcgggcaggaggtggaggagagTGACTTCGTGGTGCTGGAGAACGAGGGGCCCCATCGCCGCCTGGTGCTGCCCGCCACCCAGCCCTCAGACGGGGGCGAGTTTCAGTGTGTTGCTGGAGATGAGCGTGCCTACTTCACCGTCACCATCACAG ACGTGTCTTCGTGGATCGTGTATCCCAGCGGCAAGGTGTATGTGGCAGCGGTGCGCCTGGAGCGTGTGGTGCTGACCTGTGAGCTATGCCGGCCCTGGGCGGAGGTGCGCTGGACCAAGGATGGAGAGGAGGTGGTGGAGAGCCCCGCGCTGCTCCTGCAGAAAGAAGACACTGTCCGCCGCCTGGTGCTGCCTTCTGTCCAGCTCGAGGACTCCGGCGAATACTTGTGTGAAATCGACGATGAGTCGGCCTCCTTCACTCTCACCGTCACAG AACCTCCAGTACGGATCATATATCCCCGCGATGAGGTGACCTTGATCGCCGTGACCTTGGAGTGTGTGGTGCTGATGTGTGAGCTGTCTCGGGAGGATGCCCCTGTGCGCTGGTACAAGGATGGACTGGAAGTGGAGGAGAGCGAGGCcctggtgctggagagggatgggCCACGCTGCCGCCTGGTGCTACCTGCTGCCCAGCCCGAGGACGGAGGGGAGTTTGTATGCGACGCTGGAGATGACTCGGCCTTCTTCACTGTCACTGTCACAG CCCCACCAGAGAGGATTGTGCACCCAGCAGCCCGCTCCCTGGATCTGCATTTTGGGGCTCCAGGGCGTGTGGAGCTGCGCTGTGAGGTGGCCCCAGCTGGGTCTCAGGTGCGCTGGTACAAGGATGGGCTGGAAGTGGAGGCATCAGATGCCCTGCAGCTGGGTGCTGAGGGGCCCACCCGCACCCTGACCCTgccccatgcccagcctgaggACGCCGGGGAGTATGTGTGTGAGACCCGGGATGAGGCCATCACCTTCAATGTCATCCTGGCTG AGCCCCCAGTGCAGTTCCTTGCTCCAGAGACAACCCCAAGTCCGCTGTGTGTGGCCCCGGGGGAGCCAGTGGTGCTGAGCTGTGAACTGTCCCGGGCTGGCGCCCCCGTGGTCTGGAGCCACAATGGGAGGCATGTGCAGGAGGGCGAGGGCTTAGAGCTCCATGCCGAGGGCCCCCGCCGAGTCCTCTGCATCCAGGCTGCAGGCCTAGCCCATGCAGGGCTCTACACCTGCCAGTCGGGAGCAGCCCCAGGAGCCCCGAGCCTCAGCTTCACCGTCCAGGTGGCTG AGCCCCCTGTGCGGGTGGTAGCTCCTGAGGCAGCCCAGACGAGGGTTCGGAGCACCCCAGGCGGGGACCTAGAGCTGGTGGTGCACCTCTCCGGGCCAGGGGGCCCTGTGCGCTGGTACAAGGATGGGGAGCGACTGGCAAGCCAGGGGCGGGTGCAGCTGGAGCAGGCCGGGGCCAGGCAGGTGCTGCGGGTGCAGGGGGCACGAAGTGGGGACGCTGGGGAGTACCTGTGTGACGCGCCCCAGGACAGCCGCATCTTTCTTGTCAGCGTGGAAG AGCCACTGCCGGTGAAGCTGGTCTCGGAGCTGACACCACTCACTGTCCACGAGGGCGATGATGCCACGTTCCGGTGTAAAGTCTCCCCACCAGATGCCGATGTCACCTGGCTGCGCAATGGGGCCGTCGTCATTCCAGGGCCCCAGGTGGAGATGGCCCAGAATGGTTCAAGCCGCATCTTAACCTTACGAGGCTGCCAACTGGGTGATGCAGGGACCGTGACTGTGCGGGCAGGGAGCACGACCACAAGTGCCCGGCTCCATGTTCGAG AGACAGAGCTGCTGTTCCTACGGCGGTTGCAGGACGTGCGGGCAGAGGAAGGCCAGGACGTGTGTCTCGAAGTGGAGACAGGCCGAGTGGGTGCAGCAGGGGCCGTGCGCTGGGTACGAGGTGGGCAGCCCCTGCCCCACGACTCTCGCCTGTCCATGGCCCAGGATGGGCACATCCACCGCCTCTACATCCATGGTGTCATACTAGCTGACCAGGGCACCTACGGCTGTGAGAGTCACCATGATCGCACACTGGCCAGGCTCAGCGTGAGGC CAAGGCAGCTGAGGGTGCTGCGGCCTCTGGAGGACGTGACCGTCAGTGAGGGAGGCAGCGCCACCTTCCAGCTGGAGCTGTCCCAGGAAGGTGTAACCGGGGAGTGGGCCCAGGGTGGAGTCCGGCTGCATCCAGGGCCCAAGTGTCACATCCACTCAGAGGGCCACAGTCACCGACTGGTACTCAAAGGCCTGGGCCTGGCTGACTCAGGCTGCGTCTCCTTCACGGCGGATTCCCTGCGCTGCGCAGCCAGACTCGTTGTGAGAG AGGTCCCAGTGACCATCGTGCAGGGGCCACAGGACCTAGAGGTGACCGAGGGCGACACAGCGACGTTGCAGTGCGAGCTTTCCCAAGCTTTGGCTGATGTTACCTGGGAGAAG GACGGGAACGCGCTCACTCCCAGTCCGCGGCTCCGGCTCCAGGCCCTCGGCACGCGCCGCCTTCTCCAGCTGCGGCGCTGCGGCCCCTCGGACGCCGGGACCTACAGCTGCGCGGTGGGGACGACCCGCGCCGGGCCGGTCCGCCTGACCGTGCGCG AACGTACGGTGGCGGTGCTCTCCGAGCTGCGGTCGGTGAGCGCCCGTGAAGGCGACGGCGCCACGTTCGAGTGCACCGTATCGGAGGTCGAGACCACAGGGCGCTGGGAGCTTGGAGGCCGCCCGCTGAGACCCGGAGCCCGCGTCCGCATCAGACAGGAAG GGAAGAAACACATTCTGGTGCTTAGCGAGCTGCGGGCCGAAGACGCCGGTGAAGTACGCTTCCAGGCGGGGCCCGCCCAGTCCTTGGCTCTACTGGAAGTGGAGG CATTGCCTCTCCAGATGTGCCGCCACCCCCCTCGCGAGAAGACCGTTCTGGTGGGCCGCCGGGCGGTGCTGGAGGTGACTGTGTCCCGCTCGGGGGGCCACGTGTGCTGGTTGCGGGAGGGGGCCGAGCTGTGCCCGGGAGATAAGTATGAGATGCGCAGCCACGGCCCCACCCACAGCCTGGTCATCCATGACGTTCGACCTGAGGACCAGGGCACCTACTGCTGCCAGGCCGGCCAGGACAGCGCCCACACACGGCTGCTGGTAGAGGGTGAGTAA
- the OBSL1 gene encoding obscurin-like protein 1 isoform X1, translating to MKASSGDQGSPPCFLRFPRPVRVVSGAEAELKCVVLGEPPPVVVWEKGGQQLAASERLSFLADGAEHGLLLSTALPTDAGVYVCRARNAAGEAYAAAAVTVLEPPASEPEPQATERPLPPPGSGEGAPVFLTGPRSQWVLRGAEVVLTCRAGGLPEPTLYWEKDGMALDEVWDSSHFALEPGRAEEGPGASLALRILAARLPDSGVYVCHARNAHGHAQAGALLQVHQPPESPPSDPDEAPAPVVEPLKCAPKTFWVNEGKHAKFRCYVMGKPEPEIEWHWESRPLLPDRRRLMYRDRDGGFVLKVLYCQAKDRGLYVCAARNSAGQTLSAVQLHVKEPRLRFTRPLQDVEGREHGIAVLECKVPNSRIPTAWFREDQRLLPCRKYEQIEEGTVRRLIIHRLKADDDGVYLCEMRGRVRTVANVTVKGPILKRLPRKLDVLEGENAVLLVETLEAGVEGRWSRDGEELPVICQSSSGHMHALVLPGVTREDAGEVTFSLGNSRTTTLLRVKCVKHSPPGPPVSAEMFKGHKNTVLLTWKPPDPAPETPFIYRLERQEVGSEDWIQCFSIEKAGAVEVPGDCVPSEGDYRFRICTVSGHGRSPHVVFHGSAHLVPTARLVAGLEDVQVYDGEDAVFSLDLSTIIQGTWFLNGEELKSNEPEGQVEPGALRYRMEQKGLQHRLILHAVKHQDSGALVGFSCPGVQDSAALTIQESPVHILSPQDKVSLTFTTSDRVVLTCELSRVDFPATWYKDGQKVEESELLVVKIDGRKHRLILPEAKVQDSGEFECRTEGVSAFFGVTVQDPPVHIVEPREHVFVHAITSECVMLACEVDREDAPVCWYKDGQEVEESDFVVLENEGPHRRLVLPATQPSDGGEFQCVAGDERAYFTVTITDVSSWIVYPSGKVYVAAVRLERVVLTCELCRPWAEVRWTKDGEEVVESPALLLQKEDTVRRLVLPSVQLEDSGEYLCEIDDESASFTLTVTEPPVRIIYPRDEVTLIAVTLECVVLMCELSREDAPVRWYKDGLEVEESEALVLERDGPRCRLVLPAAQPEDGGEFVCDAGDDSAFFTVTVTAPPERIVHPAARSLDLHFGAPGRVELRCEVAPAGSQVRWYKDGLEVEASDALQLGAEGPTRTLTLPHAQPEDAGEYVCETRDEAITFNVILAEPPVQFLAPETTPSPLCVAPGEPVVLSCELSRAGAPVVWSHNGRHVQEGEGLELHAEGPRRVLCIQAAGLAHAGLYTCQSGAAPGAPSLSFTVQVAEPPVRVVAPEAAQTRVRSTPGGDLELVVHLSGPGGPVRWYKDGERLASQGRVQLEQAGARQVLRVQGARSGDAGEYLCDAPQDSRIFLVSVEEPLPVKLVSELTPLTVHEGDDATFRCKVSPPDADVTWLRNGAVVIPGPQVEMAQNGSSRILTLRGCQLGDAGTVTVRAGSTTTSARLHVRETELLFLRRLQDVRAEEGQDVCLEVETGRVGAAGAVRWVRGGQPLPHDSRLSMAQDGHIHRLYIHGVILADQGTYGCESHHDRTLARLSVRRS from the exons ATGAAGGCGAGCTCAGGGGACCAGGGGAGCCCCCCGTGCTTCCTGCGCTTCCCGCGGCCCGTGCGGGTGGTAAGTGGCGCCGAGGCGGAACTCAAGTGCGTGGTCCTGGGGGAGCCGCCACCGGTAGTGGTGTGGGAGAAGGGCGGGCAGCAGCTGGCGGCCTCGGAACGCTTGAGTTTCCTGGCGGACGGCGCGGAGCACGGCCTGTTGCTGAGCACCGCACTGCCTACCGACGCCGGGGTCTACGTGTGCCGCGCCCGCAACGCGGCAGGCGAGGCCTACGCGGCGGCCGCTGTCACCGTGCTGGAGCCACCGGCCTCCGAGCCCGAGCCGCAGGCCACCGAGCGCCCGCTGCCACCGCCGGGGTCCGGGGAGGGCGCCCCGGTCTTCCTCACGGGGCCCCGATCCCAGTGGGTGCTACGGGGGGCGGAGGTGGTGCTGACGTGCCGGGCGGGGGGCCTCCCTGAGCCCACGCTGTACTGGGAGAAGGACGGGATGGCCCTGGACGAAGTGTGGGACAGCAGCCACTTCGCGCTCGAGCCCGGCCGCGCTGAGGAGGGCCCCGGCGCGAGCCTGGCGCTGCGCATCCTGGCAGCTCGGCTGCCGGACTCCGGCGTCTACGTGTGCCACGCCCGCAACGCGCACGGCCACGCGCAGGCGGGGGCGCTGCTCCAGGTGCACCAGCCCCCTGAGAGCCCGCCCTCGGACCCCGACGAGGCCCCCGCGCCCGTGGTGGAGCCGCTCAAGTGCGCGCCTAAGACTTTCTGGGTAAATGAGGGCAAGCACGCCAAGTTCCGCTGCTACGTGATGGGCAAGCCCGAGCCCGAGATCGAATGGCACTGGGAGAGCCGCCCGCTGCTCCCGGACCGCCGCCGCCTCATGTACCGCGACCGCGACGGCGGCTTCGTGCTCAAGGTGCTCTACTGCCAGGCCAAGGACCGTGGGCTCTACGTCTGCGCCGCGCGCAACTCGGCGGGCCAGACGCTCAGCGCGGTGCAGCTGCACGTGAAAG AGCCCCGCCTCCGGTTCACACGGCCCCTGCAGGATGTGGAGGGCCGTGAGCACGGGATTGCCGTGCTGGAGTGTAAAGTACCCAACTCCCGCATCCCCACGGCCTGGTTCCGTGAGGACCAGCGGCTGCTGCCCTGCCGCAAGTATGAGCAGATCGAAGAGGGCACTGTCCGGCGCCTCATCATCCACAGGCTGAAGGCAGACGATGACGGTGTCTACCTGTGCGAAATGCGGGGCCGGGTGCGCACCGTGGCCAACGTCACAGTCAAAG GGCCCATCCTGAAGCGCCTGCCCCGGAAGCTCGACGTCCTGGAAGGAGAGAACGCGGTGCTGCTGGTGGAAACTCTAGAGGCTGGAGTTGAGGGACGCTGGAGCCGTGATGGGGAGGAGCTGCCGGTCATCTGCCAGAGCAGCTCGGGCCACATGCATGCCCTGGTCCTTCCAGGGGTCACCCGAGAAGATGCTGGCGAGGTTACctttagcctgggcaactccCGTACCACTACGCTGCTCAGAGTCAAAT GTGTCAAGCACAGTCCTCCAGGACCCCCTGTATCAGCAGAGATGTTCAAGGGCCACAAGAACACGGTCCTGCTGACCTGGAAGCCTCCCGATCCAGCTCCCGAGACCCCATTCATCTACCGGCTGGAGCGGCAGGAGGTGGGCTCTGAAGACTGGATTCAGTGCTTCAGCATCGAGAAAGCCGGGGCCGTGGAGGTGCCGGGCGACTGTGTGCCCTCCGAGGGTGACTACCGCTTCCGCATCTGCACAGTCAGCGGACATGGCCGTAGTCCCCACGTGGTGTTCCATGGTTCTGCTCACCTTG TGCCCACAGCTCGCCTGGTGGCAGGTCTGGAGGATGTGCAGGTATACGACGGGGAAGATGCCGTCTTCTCCCTCGATCTCTCCACCATCATCCAGGGTACCTGGTTCCTTAATGGGGAAGAGCTCAAGAGTAATGAGCCAGAGGGCCAGGTGGAACCTGGGGCCCTGCGGTACCGTATGGAGCAGAAGGGCCTGCAGCACAGACTCATCCTGCATGCCGTCAAGCACCAGGACAGTGGTGCCCTGGTTGGCTTCAGCTGCCCTGGCGTGCAGGACTCAGCTGCCCTCACAATCCAAG AGAGCCCGGTGCATATCCTGAGCCCCCAGGACAAGGTATCATTGACCTTCACAACCTCAGACCGGGTGGTGCTGACCTGTGAGCTCTCAAGGGTAGACTTCCCGGCGACCTGGTACAAGGATGGGCAGAAGGTGGAGGAGAGCGAGTTGCTGGTGGTGAAGATAGATGGGCGCAAACACCGTCTGATCCTGCCTGAGGCCAAAGTCCAGGACAGTGGCGAGTTTGAGTGCAGGACAGAAGGGGTCTCGGCCTTCTTCGGTGTCACTGTCCAAG ATCCCCCCGTGCACATCGTGGAACCCCGAGAGCATGTGTTCGTGCATGCCATAACCTCCGAGTGTGTCATGCTGGCCTGTGAGGTGGACCGAGAGGACGCCCCTGTGTGTTGGTACAAGGAcgggcaggaggtggaggagagTGACTTCGTGGTGCTGGAGAACGAGGGGCCCCATCGCCGCCTGGTGCTGCCCGCCACCCAGCCCTCAGACGGGGGCGAGTTTCAGTGTGTTGCTGGAGATGAGCGTGCCTACTTCACCGTCACCATCACAG ACGTGTCTTCGTGGATCGTGTATCCCAGCGGCAAGGTGTATGTGGCAGCGGTGCGCCTGGAGCGTGTGGTGCTGACCTGTGAGCTATGCCGGCCCTGGGCGGAGGTGCGCTGGACCAAGGATGGAGAGGAGGTGGTGGAGAGCCCCGCGCTGCTCCTGCAGAAAGAAGACACTGTCCGCCGCCTGGTGCTGCCTTCTGTCCAGCTCGAGGACTCCGGCGAATACTTGTGTGAAATCGACGATGAGTCGGCCTCCTTCACTCTCACCGTCACAG AACCTCCAGTACGGATCATATATCCCCGCGATGAGGTGACCTTGATCGCCGTGACCTTGGAGTGTGTGGTGCTGATGTGTGAGCTGTCTCGGGAGGATGCCCCTGTGCGCTGGTACAAGGATGGACTGGAAGTGGAGGAGAGCGAGGCcctggtgctggagagggatgggCCACGCTGCCGCCTGGTGCTACCTGCTGCCCAGCCCGAGGACGGAGGGGAGTTTGTATGCGACGCTGGAGATGACTCGGCCTTCTTCACTGTCACTGTCACAG CCCCACCAGAGAGGATTGTGCACCCAGCAGCCCGCTCCCTGGATCTGCATTTTGGGGCTCCAGGGCGTGTGGAGCTGCGCTGTGAGGTGGCCCCAGCTGGGTCTCAGGTGCGCTGGTACAAGGATGGGCTGGAAGTGGAGGCATCAGATGCCCTGCAGCTGGGTGCTGAGGGGCCCACCCGCACCCTGACCCTgccccatgcccagcctgaggACGCCGGGGAGTATGTGTGTGAGACCCGGGATGAGGCCATCACCTTCAATGTCATCCTGGCTG AGCCCCCAGTGCAGTTCCTTGCTCCAGAGACAACCCCAAGTCCGCTGTGTGTGGCCCCGGGGGAGCCAGTGGTGCTGAGCTGTGAACTGTCCCGGGCTGGCGCCCCCGTGGTCTGGAGCCACAATGGGAGGCATGTGCAGGAGGGCGAGGGCTTAGAGCTCCATGCCGAGGGCCCCCGCCGAGTCCTCTGCATCCAGGCTGCAGGCCTAGCCCATGCAGGGCTCTACACCTGCCAGTCGGGAGCAGCCCCAGGAGCCCCGAGCCTCAGCTTCACCGTCCAGGTGGCTG AGCCCCCTGTGCGGGTGGTAGCTCCTGAGGCAGCCCAGACGAGGGTTCGGAGCACCCCAGGCGGGGACCTAGAGCTGGTGGTGCACCTCTCCGGGCCAGGGGGCCCTGTGCGCTGGTACAAGGATGGGGAGCGACTGGCAAGCCAGGGGCGGGTGCAGCTGGAGCAGGCCGGGGCCAGGCAGGTGCTGCGGGTGCAGGGGGCACGAAGTGGGGACGCTGGGGAGTACCTGTGTGACGCGCCCCAGGACAGCCGCATCTTTCTTGTCAGCGTGGAAG AGCCACTGCCGGTGAAGCTGGTCTCGGAGCTGACACCACTCACTGTCCACGAGGGCGATGATGCCACGTTCCGGTGTAAAGTCTCCCCACCAGATGCCGATGTCACCTGGCTGCGCAATGGGGCCGTCGTCATTCCAGGGCCCCAGGTGGAGATGGCCCAGAATGGTTCAAGCCGCATCTTAACCTTACGAGGCTGCCAACTGGGTGATGCAGGGACCGTGACTGTGCGGGCAGGGAGCACGACCACAAGTGCCCGGCTCCATGTTCGAG AGACAGAGCTGCTGTTCCTACGGCGGTTGCAGGACGTGCGGGCAGAGGAAGGCCAGGACGTGTGTCTCGAAGTGGAGACAGGCCGAGTGGGTGCAGCAGGGGCCGTGCGCTGGGTACGAGGTGGGCAGCCCCTGCCCCACGACTCTCGCCTGTCCATGGCCCAGGATGGGCACATCCACCGCCTCTACATCCATGGTGTCATACTAGCTGACCAGGGCACCTACGGCTGTGAGAGTCACCATGATCGCACACTGGCCAGGCTCAGCGTGAGGC GCAGCTGA